A genomic region of Colletotrichum destructivum chromosome 5, complete sequence contains the following coding sequences:
- a CDS encoding Putative prolyl 4-hydroxylase alpha subunit, Fe(2+) 2OG dioxygenase domain-containing protein, with amino-acid sequence MSERWEAAMDTKEETSAAAAEGPSSEPLQIPQDAPTLTTTIGSGDIATEASVTETSAELTKGVEITEHVESTEESEVAKGNKEDRRLADDADDAASEVSSALSTEEWGTGTFTGDLLHELDNIQTQGSFASFHALKHVDPELFIQDVGPIIMPLPVHQIRQMIGMAAQAPFGKGSETLVDTTVRNTWELDPKYFKLRSPRWGSDLQKICGVVAHDLGVKLPVNAELYKLLLYEEGAMFKAHTDTEKCPGMFGTLVICLPSTHKGGDVVVKHCSQTKTFKTSAVAQSFACWYSDVHHEVLPVTSGYRVVLTYNLTIDQARQQPSAGLVRNENRALRHTLKRWLRKGADGGEADYVYYGLDHEYTEASISMKALKGRDSAVVQTLQDLASGLDFDVLLALTEMMEAGSTSPNGFDPRFDSYRSNSRRYYNDEDEIESEPDEDPGPHEIEDVLETELSVKLLVDLRGRPIIRDVNLSQEHCLRDEGFFEGATRREEYEGYQGNWGPTATHWYRVTAALIIRRDSIAKFFKDSLSQSPRCSDSNVALPLTYLTDSILKGGSNQKSVFDTLKETWNACLSIPGRDNSLKSDGHLISKILRAACQVEQWDFFESAAGVFQGTLPHEYYKLLHKQVGDGKVPFDMVKTGLASTVIGCKYFWQGYSAIEAFAPIDERPSDEIREWVQKTLVKSLTGAARSASFVGVDGMAVAVSAQKYADLDWLSSTVVPLIEDHFTVPAFALGFLSALLLSIRQKAFPAKVTAKLYKRLAKNFVAKLDFSTIHGDRPEEETQKAARHSYWHTAPAPALTADKYLAVTPDTLADVFHALLILSSPPREDLAMLLAMKLASFAPKMQAADFHPLWIPFLQKLLVILKTTKTPLTTPRYQQIFGAILESYRENYVGQKPSTPASGPSGGMCLRLNCPCHDCRQLEAFLANPATQVCRFPVGKKARHHLHKQIEKQGIQCLHVTGRSGPQDTLVVTKLGPTMNAKYEAKQKRAAEMFQSFDQTKLAILLGEDYPAIAEGLWKRPRSLAARRGCATHTPPAAAVPVISPLGNTPAPRPFESATEPGTKMAANLGGPSQYLPRFDPVLAAAAGPSQSHPTATRAAERAMKRKAEPEIIDLT; translated from the exons ATGTCCGAAAGGTGGGAAGCTGCAATGGACACAAAGGAAGAaacatcagcagcagcagcagaaggtCCTTCTTCTGAGCCCTTGCAAATCCCCCAGGATGCACCTACGCTGACGACTACGATTGGGTCTGGGGACATCGCGACCGAGGCATCCGTAACAGAAACATCAGCGGAGCTCACCAAAGGTGTTGAGATCACTGAGCACGTAGAGAGCACCGAGGAAAGCGAGGTTGCCAAAGGCAACAAAGAAGACCGTCGGCTCGctgatgacgccgacgacgctgccTCCGAGGTCAGTAGCGCTCTGAGCACCGAAGAATGGGGCACCGGCACTTTCACAGGCGACCTGTTGCATGAGTTGGACAACATACAGACCCAGGGGTCTTTTGCCTCGTTTCACGCGTTAAAGCACGTAGACCCGGAGCTCTTCATCCAGGATGTCGGGCCTATCATCATGCCGTTACCAGTACACCAGATCCGGCAGATGATTGGCATGGCCGCCCAGGCGCCCTTTGGCAAGGGAAGCGAGACCCTTGTAGACACCACGGTGCGGAACACGTGGGAGCTAGACCCGAAATACTTTAAGCTTCGTAGTCCGCGCTGGGGGTCCGATCTCCAGAAGATTTGCGGAGTCGTCGCTCATGACCTGGGCGTCAAGTTGCCGGTCAACGCGGAGTTGTATAAACTGCTACTTTACGAAGAAGGGGCCATGTTCAAGGCTCACACCGA CACCGAGAAGTGTCCCGGCATGTTCGGTACGCTTGTCATCTGTCTCCCCTCAACGCACAAGGGAGGCGACGTGGTCGTAAAGCATTGCAGCCAAACGAAGACGTTCAAGACCTCTGCGGTCGCGCAGTCCTTCGCCTGCTGGTACTCTGACGTCCACCATGAGGTCCTGCCGGTCACATCCGGCTACCGCGTGGTCCTGACGTACAACCTCACGATCGACCAGGCCAGACAGCAGCCGTCTGCCGGGCTGGTGCGAAATGAGAATCGCGCATTGCGCCACACGCTGAAGAGATGGCTGCGTAAAGGAGCTGATGGTGGGGAGGCGGATTATGTCTACTATGGCCTGGACCACGAGTACACGGAAGCGAGCATCTCAATGAAAGCCTTGAAGGGTCGGGATTCCGCCGTTGTGCAAACCCTGCAGGACCTTGCCTCTGGACTCGATTTCGATGTGCTCCTGGCCTTGacggagatgatggaggctGGCTCCACAAGCCCCAACGGCTTTGATCCTCGGTTCGACAGTTACAGATCCAACTCCCGCAGATACTATaacgacgaagacgaaaTCGAAAGTGAACCAGATGAGGACCCAGGACCTCACGAGATCGAAGATGTATTGGAAACGGAACTCTCGGTCAAACTGCTTGTGGACCTCCGCGGGCGCCCCATCATTCGCGACGTCAACCTGTCGCAGGAGCATTGTCTTCGAGACGAGGGTTTTTTTGAAGGCGCCACTCGAAGGGAAGAGTACGAAGGGTACCAGGGTAACTGG GGACCCACGGCGACTCACTGGTATCGTGTGACT GCTGCTCTGATCATCCGCCGGGACAGCATCGCCAAGTTCTTCAAGGATTCTCTCAGCCAGAGCCCTCGTTGTAGCGACAGCAATGTCGCTCTCCCGCTCACTTATCTCACTGATTCGATCCTCAAGGGCGGGTCGAATCAGAAATCGGTCTTCGACACTCTCAAAGAGACTTGGAACGCGTGTCTTTCAATACCTGGAAGGGACAATAGTCTGAAGTCAGACGGCCATCTCATCAGCAAGATACTGCGAGCCGCCTGTCAGGTGGAGCAGTGGGACTTTTTCGAGAGCGCCGCGGGCGTCTTCCAAGGCACTTTGCCTCACGAATACTACAAACTGCTTCACAAGCAGGTCGGCGATGGCAAGGTCCCATTCGATATGGTCAAAACCGG CTTGGCCTCCACTGTGATCGGATGCAAATATTTCTGGCAGGGCTATTCAGCGATAGAAGCATTCGCGCCGATTGACGAGCGACCGTCCGATGAGATTCGTGAATGGGTGCAGAAAACCCTCGTCAAAAGCCTGACGGGCGCTGCCAGGTCCGCGTCTTTCGTCGGAGTTGATGGAATGGCGGTGGCTGTGAGCGCGCAGAAGTACGCCGACTTGGACTGGCTTTCATCCAC CGTTGTGCCCTTGATCGAGGATCACTTTACTGTACCAGCTTTTGCCCTCGGGTTCCTCTCGGCCTTGCTTCTGAGCATCAGGCAAAAGGCTTTCCCGGCTAAAGTAACAGCAAAGCTGTATAAGCGCCTCGCCAAAAACTTTGTAGCGAAGCTAGACTTCAGCACGATCCATGGCGACAGGCCAGAGGAAGAGACCCAAAAAGCGGCAAGGCACTCGTACTGGCACACGGCTCCAGCGCCTGCTCTTACCGCCGACAAATACCTGGCCGTGACCCCTGACACCCTAGCGGATGTCTTCCacgccctcctcatcttgAGTTCGCCTCCGCGTGAAGATCTGGCCATGCTTCTAGCCATGAAGCTCGCCTCTTTCGCCCCTAAGATGCAGGCGGCTGACTTCCACCCGCTATGGATCCCTTTTCTGCAAAagctcctcgtcatcctcaagACCACGAAGACCCCGCTAACCACGCCGCGCTACCAGCAGATATTCGGCGCCATACTCGAGTCCTACCGCGAGAACTACGTCGGACAGAAACCATCGACCCCGGCATCGGGCCCGTCCGGCGGCATGTGCCTCCGGCTGAACTGCCCATGCCACGACTGCCGTCAGCTGGAGGCGTTCCTCGCGAACCCCGCCACGCAGGTCTGCCGGTTCCCCGTTGGAAAGAAGGCGCGACATCATCTTCATAAGCAGATCGAGAAGCAAGGCATCCAGTGCCTTCACGTCACCGGCCGAAGCGGGCCTCAGGATACGCTGGTTGTCACTAAGCTGGGGCCGACGATGAATGCAAAGTACGAGGCGAAGCAAAAGCGGGCGGCCGAGATGTTCCAATCGTTTGACCAGACTAAATTGGCCATCTTGCTTGGTGAGGATTATCCAGCCATCGCCGAGGGGCTGTGGAAGCGGCCACGGAGtttggcggcgcggcgcgggTGTGCCACGcacacgccgccggcggctgccGTGCCTGTCATTTCTCCACTGGGAAACACTCCGGCGCCCAGACCGTTCGAATCTGCCACTGAGCCGGGAACaaagatggcggcgaaccTGGGCGGACCGTCGCAGTACTTGCCGAGGTTTGACCCGGTGTTGGCGGCAGCAGCTGGTCCTTCACAGTCGCATCCCACCGCGACAAGGGCCGCGGAACGGGCCATGAAACGGAAAGCAGAGCCGGAGATAATCGATTTGACTTAG